The Thiorhodovibrio frisius genome segment ACCGTCACCTCCTTTACCGACAGCTCCGATGGCATGCTGGCTGCGCGAACCGATGGCCTGCGTACCACCATTGATGACATTGCCCAGCAACGGGAGGATCTCGACGAGCGGATGCTCTCGCTCGAGGAGCGATTGTCAGCCCAGTTCGCGGCGATGGACTCCCTTGTTGCCCAGATGAACAATACCAGCAACTATTTGGCGACCCAGCTCGGCAATCTCATCTCGGGTGGCAGCAAATAGTAGCCGTCTGGAAAGCTGGCATGTATGCTATAGAGATGAAAAAGAGTACTGACCAATACCGCCAAGCGGGTGTGCTGTCCGAAATATCGGTTGCCAGTCCGCATCGGATCATCCAGCTGCTATTCGAGGGCGCCCTTGAGCGCATCGCGGTCGGCAAGGGCGCGATGTTGCAGGGCAATATCGCCAAGAAGGGCGAACAGATCAGCAAAGCCATCAATATCATCGATGGCCTGCGCGGCGTGCTTGACCACGAAAAGGGTGGTGAGCTTGCCGAACGGCTGGATGCGCTCTACGAGTACATGTCCTATCAGTTGCTCCAGGCCAACCTTCGGGACAATCCCGACGCGCTTGATGAAGTGACGAAGCTCCTGCGGGAAGTCAAGTCCGGCTGGGATGAGATCCCGGAGGAACTTCGCAATTCAGCGGGCTAGGGCGCCTGTTGCATCACCGGCTTGTCTCCCGGCGGCCAACTTGCGGCAGGCTAAGATATCTGCCAATGAGTGCCAGTTCAGTGACAATCGATCAGCGTCTCGAGCAACTGCTTGTCAGGTTCAAGCAAGCAACTGTTGATCAGCCGGTCAGCGAACTCTCCGCGCTCGACGCCGAGTTGCGCGAGTTGCTGGACTCCGATGAATTCACCCAACAAGCGGCTGAAAGCGATGAATCACGCGATCAGCTGATTACCCTGCTTGAGTCAATCGAGCAGACCCATCGTGAACTCATCACCCGTGCCGAGAATCACAGCCGCGTAGTCGCGGACCAGCTGCAGCAGTTGCGGGAAGATCGGCGATCCGCAAACACCTATACCCACGTTCGTCGCCATTCCCTTTAGTCGCTGCGTAAAACCTGCGGCCTCCAGGCGCTGTCCCCGGTAGCGATTTATCGCCACTTGGGCACTTGGAGACCGTCATCTAGCGATCCCCGCAGAAAGATCCCACATCCCGCGAAAAGCGGTTTCCACGTCCCGCGCGAAGGTGAGGCCGTCGCAAAGGGGGGATTGCTCCACCGTCGACCGCAATGTCTCATGATACTGCCGGCGTCGCTGCGGTGCGGTCGCCAGAGAAATGGCAAGGGCGACGTACTCTTCCTCGTTTTTTGCAACCAGTCCCGGGCAGCCAATGGTGTTGAGAATGCTCGCGCTATGCCGTCCGGGCCAGGCACCACCATGCAGGGTAATGACTGGCACGCCCATCCATAGCGCCTCGGCAGTGGTAATTCCTCCGCCATAGGGGGTTGGGTCCAAGGCAATATCGACCCGATTGTAGGTCTCGAGCATTTCAGTGCGCGACGCTTTGCCTTCCAGTGTCAGGCGTTCCGCAGAAATACCATGCGCAGCAAAGCGCTCGAGGAGTTGTCGCCGGATTTCCGCATGCCGCAAAGAAGCATATCGCAAGAGGAGTCGGGTGTTTGGTGTTTCTCGCAAAATATGCGACCAGAGAGCGATGGTCGCGGGCGAAAGCTTAATGGTGTTGTTGAAGCTTCCAAAGGTCAGTTCTCTCGGATTGGCGTTTCTTTTCCTGATCGGGACGGCCGGCTCAGGCGGTCGAATGCACATATAGGAATGTGGCAGGCGCCAGAGCTGCTCGATGAACAAGTCCTTGTCTTGCTCTGGCGCGACAAACCGATCGGCCAGGACATAGTCCATCGCGCTAAGACCTGTGGTACCAACGTATCCGAGCCAAGATGCTTGCACTGGAGCCGGCTTTAGCGCAAACATCGATAACCTGTTGTCTGCCGTATGCCCTGAGAGATCAAGCAGAATATCAATGCTCTGGGCGCGAATACAGTCCGCCGCAGTCTCGTCATCAAGCCCAACCAGACTGTGCCAGCCATCGGCATGACTCTGAAGCTCCGCGCTGACCGAATCATACACAGTGCTCGTCGGAAAACAGATCACCCGGACTTCTTTTCGATCATGATTCGGCAGCAAAGGCTCCAGGAAATGGCCGACCGGATGGCGGCGAAAGTCCCCCGACACATAACCGATGCATAATGGCCGACGCTTGGGATGGGGCTTGGCACGCGCGTTTCGGGGGCTGTGGTGGCCAAAGCGCTCGCCGAACTGGCGCGCCGCCGAGAGGATTGGCCCTCTGGCGGAATTTTCGCGGTAATGCAAGGCAAGTAGTCGATTACTGTGTGTCGCCAAGTAGTTGGGATTGACTGAGATGGCGTGTGTATAGCCCGCGATGGCCTCGTCCAAGCGTTCAAGATCTTGCAAGGTCGTGGCCCGGTTGTGCAAAGCCTCCGCGTAATCGGCTCTGACTGCAAGCGCAGCATCATAAGCGGCAAGGGCTTTCGTGAACGGCCCGAGGCTTTTGCGACCAAGGCTTTGCAGGGCGCTGCCCCGATGGAAGTGCGCCTCCGCGAAATCGGGGGCGAGCTTCAGTGCGGTTTCGAAGGCGTCAACCGCTTCATGCAGTCGGCCAAGCTGCAGGAGTGTGGTCCCGCGGAAAAAGTGGCTTTCAGCAAGGTTCCCTTGAACGGAGAGCGCGGCATCGAATGCCGCCAAGGCATCCTCGGGTCTTTTTAGCGCGTCCAGACACAGACCACGACAGTGATAGGCCTTTGCATAATCCTCCCGGCATGCCAGTGCAGCGTCAAAGGCGGAGACTGCGTCCCGCTCTCGACCGCATTGCATCAAGGCTCTGCCGCGGTTGAAATGTGTTTCCGGGTGATTTGGCCGGTATCGCAGCGCTCTGTCATAGGCGTGAATCGCCTCACTAAAGCGTTTAAGCCGGTCAAAAATGATCCCGATATTTAAATACAGGTCGGCATCAGTCTGGGCTAACCCGGCCGCAGTGCGATAGTTGGCGAGCGCTTCTTCGAGTTTTCCCATGCTTTTGAGCAGCTCGCCGGCATGGGCATGATAACTGGCGTCCGTTGGATTTAGGCTGATGGCCTCGCTGATCGCATTCTCGGCGTCTGAGTACTGCTCTGCTTGATAGGCGGCTAGGCTAAGCAAATACCATGCATCCGCATGTCTCGGATGAACGCGTAGAAATTGTTGATAAAGAAGTATGGCGCCTTCTATCTCGCCACGCTGATGGTACTGTATTGCAGTGTCAAGATGTCCAGTTTCTAACTCAAATTGTTCAGTATCCATGCTTATTTATCCATGCTCATTTCGTCGCATTGATAGCTCGAGAAAATATTTCGCAAGCGCTATTGCTTGAGTGCCCGAGGCGCCATCGTCGTTCGGTGGCCAGCACCTGTTTTTGCGGCTCCCGAGGTGTTAGGCTGCTCGAAAAGACAGGAGGCCACATTGTTAGCTGTTCGAAGTTTCGGAGGCCGGTAGCATGTCTCGACCACAAGAGTCCTTAGATCACATCCTAAGAAAAGCAACCCAACATCACGAAAGTGGGAACCTAGAAGCAGCCGTAGCAGGCTACCAGGTGGTCCTTGGCGCGAGACCAGACTTGGCGAGCGTCCATAATAATCTAGGAAATGCCTTGTTGTCGCTTGGCCGTCCGCAGGACGCCTTGGGTGCCTTCGATTCGGCGGTGGCCTTGGAGCCCGAGGACGCGATCCTCAGATTTAATCGGGGCAACCTGTTGCGCCAGCTTGGCCGTTACGACCAAGCGATTCTTGCCTTTGAAGCGGCGATTAACCTGCAACCGAACTTTGCCGAGGGCTACCTGAACCTGGGTCTGACGTTAAAGGACTTGGAGCGCTACGACTTGGCTCTAGCCGCTTTTGACAGGGTGCTGCGGTTGAAACCCGGCTTTGCGGCGGCTCACAACAACCGCGGCATTGTTCTCAAGGAACTGGGCAGATTGGAAGAAGCGCTCACAGCGTACGACACCGCGCTCAGCCTGCGGCCTGATTTTGCCAAAGCGCATAATAACCGTGGCTTTGTACTGAAGGACCTCGGTCGATACACCGATGCGCTAGCCGCCTGTGATGCCGCGCTGCAATTGCAGCCCGATTTGGCCGATGCATATAATACGCGTGGTTATGTGCTGAAAGACATGGGACGAATCGCAGAGGCACTGGCTGCATGCGAGACGGGACTGGAGTTACAGCCGGATTTGGTCGACGCGCATAACAACAGAGGCGGCCTGCTTCAGGCGCTGGGTTATCAGAATGAGGCAATAGCATCCTATTGCGAAGCGATTCGTATCAAACCGGATTACTCTCTTGCTCACAATAATCGCCTTTTTGCCCTGCATTATGGAGAGCGAACACCGTCAGGCGCGATATGGGCGGCCGCCTGTGAGTTTGGGGACAAATTCGGTAAGCCTCGTTTTTTTGACCAAGAACCATTCAGAGGCAAGTCAGATGGACGCGTTCATATTGGCTATGTATCAGGCGATTTTCACAACCACCCGGTCGGGTACTTCCTTGAGAGCGTGCTAAAAAATCACGACCACAAGAAGTTTTCAGTTCATTGCTACGATACCCAGGGTGCGCAAGATGACCTGACTGCGCGTCTTAAACGTCATGCGCAGGTGTGGAGAAGTCTTGTCGGGATAAACGACGCCGGGGCCGCCGAACAGATCCGCTCAGACGAAATTGATATATTGATCGATCTTTCTGGTCATACCGCGCATAACCGATTGTTAGTGTTCGCCCAGCGCCCCGCGCCGGTCCAAGTGACCTGGCTAGGGTACTTCGGTACCACGGGGTTGCCAACGATTGACTATATATTAGCGGATCGCTATGTGGTAACTGAAACGGACGAGCAGTTTTTTTCTGAGAAGATCGTGCGACTGCCGCATAGTTATCTCTGCTTCACGCCGCCAACTGAAAACGTGGGCATCAAGCCGTGTCGCTCAGCTCGTAATTTTATCAAGTTCGCAAGCTTTAACAATATTGCAAAGTTGTCCGATCAGACCATCTGGTTATGGGCGCAAATTATTCTGAGAGTGCCAAATTCACAATTGGTTATCCGCGATAAGGCGCTTGGTGATGCAACAGTTCGGCAGAGAATTATCGACCGTTTCGCAATCCAGGGCGTTGTCCAGGAGCGCCTGGATATTAAACCAAGTCTGCGTCGCGAGGAGTACCTTGAATCCTATAACGATGTCGATATCTCGTTGAGTCCGACGCCGTTCGGCGGTGGCACGACGACAGCCGAAGCCCTGTGGATGGGAGTGCCCGTTGTTTGTTTGCGTGGAGGTACGTGGGTTGGGCGGATCAGTGAAAGCATTATCAAAACCGTGGGTTTGCGGGACTTGGTTGCGGAAACCGAGGAAGAGTACATTCATATCGCCACATCGTTGGCAACTCGTGCTGATCAGCTTCACGAAATGCGTTCTGGCTTACGATCAAGGTTGGAGAACTCCCCTTTCTGTGACTGTCCAGCTTTCACGCGCGATTTGGAAGAAGCGTTTCTAGGCATGCTGGATAGCTGGCGGCGACCATGCGCCTCGCCTCCGTTTGGGCAATAGAACCGAAGGCCCACCTAAACTGAAAAATCTGGAACAATTTTTGGATCGATTTTAGCCATAATGGGAAGAACGCGCACAGCAAAAGCGCTTTTAGATGATGCGGTGGCAAAACACCGCCGGGGAGATCTTGCGGGAGCGATAGCTGGTTACAAGGAACTGCTGAATCAAGCTCCAAACCACGCGGACGCGCTCCATCTTCTCGGTCTCGCGTTTTATCAACAGGGGGAAAACGAGCAGGCGGCGCGTCTGATTGATCGCGCAATTCAGTCTGACAGTCAAGTTGCGCTTTTTTACAATCATTATGGTCTTGTCCTCTATGCCCTGTCTCGAACCGAAGAAGCCCTTGCGGCATTTGACGCAGCTTTGAAATTGAACCCGGGGTTCGTGAAGGCCCATAATAATAGGGGCGCTGTCTTAATGGGGGCTGGCCGCCTAAAGGAAGCGCTCGCCGCTTTTAATAATGCAGTGGGTTTGGAGCCTGGTAACCAAGAAGGGCACGTGAATCGAGCGAAAGTGCTAGGGGAGCTTGGCCATCTTGGTGAATCGGTGGAGTCTTTTCAGACCGCAATAGCAATTGATCCTTGTCTTTCGGATGCCCATTTTCAACTTGGAAATGTTTTGAGGATGCTCGGGCGCATGCAGGATGCGCTGTCAGCTTATGATCATGCGCTTAAATTGGACGACAAAGATGCTTCAGTCTATGCCAACCGTGGAAATGTGTTGGTTGAATTAGGACGGTTAAAGGAAGCCGAAGAGTCCTATAGGAAAGCCTTGGCAGTAGATCAGGACCATATCGTAACACTTAATAATTGGGCGAGCCTATTGCTCAAACAAGGGAAATCGCGAGAGGCTATTTGCGTATTCGAAACAGCCTTGGCAATCAACCCCAAAAACCCGGAGGTGAATAATAACTACGGTGCAGCGCTAAGGGATGTTGGCGAGTTAAATGAAGCAATAGCGGCATTTAAACAGGCAATTACATCAGAACCGAGTTACTACCAAGCACATAGCAACCGCATAATGGCGTTACATTATCGGGAGGAAAATCCAGATCAGCGAATTGCGAGAGCAATCAGGCAATTTGCTGCCCGGTTCGAGCAAGAGGAAATCTGTCGCCCCTCCATGTTGGCACGAACGCTCAGGCGGAAAATGCGGATTGGATATGTCTCCGGTGACTTTCGTGAACATCCAGTGGGGTATTTTCTCGAGGGCGCCATGTTGCATCATGATCGTGCTGAACTAGAGATATATTGTTACAGTAATAACCGAGTACGCGACCGTCTCACTGCGCGTTTGCAGGCTTGCGCCAACAAATGGCGAACAATTGAAAATTTGCCAGACAAGGCTGCGCTCGAGTGTATTCGCACAGATGGAATTGATATCCTCGTCGATCTTTCCGGGCATACCGCGAACAATCGCCTTTCTCTGTTTGCGCTGCGGCCGGCTCCGGTTCAAGTGACTTGGCTTGGCTACTTTGGTACAACGGGTCTGAAAGCGATTGACTTCATCCTCGCAGATCGATTTGTGATTCGCGACGGTGAGGAAGAAAAATTCTCTGAACGGGTATGGCGTCTCCCGGAAAGCTACCTATGCTTCACACCGCCCGTCACTAGAAGCGAGATTGACTCAAAGTGTGCAATGCCGGACTCTGTTACCTTTGCCAGCTTCAACAACATTCTCAAACTCTCGGAACGAACAATCAGGCTCTGGTCCCGTGTTTTGAAAGAGGTCCCTGGATCTAATCTGTTGATACGGGATAAAGTGCTGGCCGACCCGGGCGTCCGCGCTAAAGTTCTTGGAGAATTTGTGAAATCTGGAACATGCCCCGAGCAACTGGTTATGGAGTCCAGCGTTTCTCGCGAGGAATATCTTCGGGAATATTGCGATGTGGACATCTCTTTAAGCCCCACTCCCTTTGGGGGCGGCACCACGACCGCAGAAGCTCTCTGGATGGGGGTCCCAGTGGTTTTTTTAAGTGGTGGAACCTGGGCAGGGCGGATCGGTGAAAGTATTCTCCGCACTGTTGGTTTGCCAGAGTTAGTGGCTCAGGATGAGGAACGATACGTTGGAATCGCGACAGCCCTTGCCGGTGACGTCAAGCGAAGAAGAGAATTGAGAAATGATCTGCGGGGGATGGTCCAAAACTCGCCGCTGTGCGATTTTACAACCTTCACTTATGAGTTGGAGCGTGCCTATCGGGAGATGTGGAAAGATATTACCGAGCGGGTTGCACATGGATATGGCGATTGGCATTAACCTGAAAAACAATGCGATAAGAAATGGCAGATAAAGACGATCTGGAAATTCTTGCGCCCGTACTTGAGGCTCTAAACGGAGATGACTTGAATGTTGCTCTTCGGGCTTATGATGGCTTGGTGAGGGATGCTCCGGAAGTCAGCGGCTATCATGTGAACCGGGGTAATATCCTGCAAGCCTTGGGGCGCCCAAATGAAGCGCTCGAAGCCTTCGATTGGGCCATCAGGGTATCGCCGAGTGATCCGGTTTCGCATTTTAATCGGGGGAACCTTCTTCGTGCCATTGGGAGGGCAGCGGAAGCCATTGAAGCATATGGTAGGGCAATCACTTTTAATTCACATTTTGCCGAGGCATTTCTTAATCGCGGCATTGTTCTCAAAGGCATGGGCCGAAATCAGGAGGCACTGGAGGCCTATGATAACGCCGTCGCTGAAAACCCAAGCCTCTTTCTTGCCCATTACAACCGGGGAGTTCTGCTGCAAGAACTTGGTAAGCACGAAGATGCGCTGCGGGCTTTTGAAGCGTCAATTGATATCAATCCGAGATATGCAAAAGCGCAGAATAATCGAGGAAACCTTCTGAGGGTATTCGGGCGTAATGAAGAGGCAGTGCAGGCGTTTCGGTTGGCACTGGAGATTGATGGAAAGTGCATTGAGGCGCTGATTAATTACGGGAACTTCTTGCGCAGTCAAGGAATGTTGCAGCAGGCGCTGGGATATCTTGACTCGGCAATTCACCTGAATCCTGCCTCTACTGAGGCGCATCTCAACCGTAGCGCCACTTTGCAGGAAATGGGGTATTTTCATCGAGCGCTTGAAGCGTGCGATTCGGCTTTGGCACGAGATCCGGATTCAATTTCCGCGCGCCTTAATCGTGCTGGAATTTTGAAGGATCTCGGATTGTCTCAGAAGGCCATGGATGAATACGACTGGGTGATAGCACGTAAGCCGGACCTAGCTGTTGGACATTCCAATCGCTTATTTTCCCTGCACTACTGGGAAGAGAACGTGCAAAGAGCAATTTTCCCTGCTGCACTTGAGTATGGCCGTGAATTTGGTTACGCGGCGAACGAAGGACCTTATACGAAGAATAAAAGAAATCAAGCTAAATTGCGTGTCGGCTATGTGTCGGCCGATTTCCGCTGTCACTCCGTCGGGTTTTTCTTGCAGCAGGTGTTTGCTCACCATGACCTTCAGCAGATTGAGCTATTTGTCTACAATAACGGTGAGGTCAGGGATAATCTAACCGAGGCGCTGTCGGGAAAAGTAACGCATTGGGTCGATATTCTCGGTCTTCCGGATGATAGCGTGGCAGATCGTATTAGAGCAGATGGTATTGATATCCTGGTCGATCTCTCGGGGCATTCGGCGGGGAATCGTCTGCCTGTATTCGCTATGCGCCCGTCCCCGGTCCAAGTCAGCTGGCTTGGGTATTTCGGAACCACTGGCCTCAGCGCGATGGATTATGTGATCGGGGATGGGGTCGTGACACCAGCCGGATGCGAAAAATACTTTGTCGAAAGAATATACCGGCTTCCGGGTTGTTATCTTTGCTACACGCCACCCGCGCTGGATATTGATACCAGTCGCCTTGGAGGCAAGGCAAGGGAAATCACTTTCGGAAGTTTCAATAATGTCGCAAAGATTTCAGATTCTACGATTAAACTTTGGGCACGGGTGTTGGATGAGTCAAAAGATAGTCGATTGGTCCTTCGCGATAAGTCATTCACCGAACTGTCAATGAGGAAGCGGATGCTGGCGCGTTTTGGGAGTTTTGGGCTCGCGGCGGAGCGTTTGAGCTTAGAGCCAGCTTTGGGTCGGAGGGAATATTTAGAGTCCTATCGGCACATCGATGTTGCTCTCGATCCTACACCCTATGGTGGGGGTACGACTACGGCAGACGCTTTGTGGATGGGGGTGCCTGTTGTTACGCTTCGCGGAAAGACGTGGGCTGGCAGAATCAGTACCAGTATTCTGAATGCCCTAGGAATTCCCGAGTTTTCAGCTCAGGATGAAAACGAGTACGTGTCCATTGCGTCTTCATTGGCGAGAGATAGAGAAAAAAAGGAGAAACTGGCAAGGGAATTGAGAAGGAAGATGCTTTCGTCGGGCTTTTGTGACGGTGCTTGGTTTACGCAAACGCTTGAAGCAGCTTACCGAACAATGTGGTCGGATTGGTTTACTACGTGAATATATTTCAGATAATAGGCTTTTGTTTCGTTTTGCTAGATCGGGCATTTTCGTTGTAACCAAATTGTGCTTTGTACAGTGTTTTGGATTCACGAATTCAATGCCTTTTCTAGGTCCGTGAGGAATTTTTTGTAATTTCGCCAATGGGATATTCTCGTTGTGTATATTGGCTTTCTAACCTGTTCAGCACTTGCTGTTTTGATTTCCCGCTTATTCAAGTGGGGGGTCAGGCATTCAGAATGAAAAGGGAGACTGCAGTGGGTAAGCAAGCCTCTAATCACAGGTTCTGGTTCGCGGACGAGAGATTCGTAGTCGACGTGATGAATCTTTAACGGAAGCACTGTCTCCCAATGTTTCATGACCTTGAGGTATTCGCTGTAATAGCGTCCGAGCATTAAAAAACTATTGGCATAGCCATGGCCATTTTCAAAGGGATTGGTGAAAATCGACCAACAGGTGGCCATCGGGTTGCGCCGGCAATGGATAATGGTTGCCTTTGGGAAAAGTTTAACGATGAACCATAAGTAAGCAAAATTATGACAGTTTTTGTCGACGACGTGTTTGGCTTTGTTATCGAATGTGTCGAGGTAATTCAGATACCCGTTCGCGATGGCTTTGACTTGATTTTCAGGGATATCTTCAAGGCGGGTTCCGCCATTCCGCTCCTGTTGGACGAGGAGGTCCGTTTTTTCGGATATCCACCCAAGTTCACCCGCGCCATGTACAAGGGGATGGCAGTCAAGCATTTGCTCGACCAGGCTTGTACCGGAGCGTGGCATACCTACCACGAAGATTGGTCGTCTAGTTGGATGCGCGGTGGACCCATGGCTTGAAAAGAATGATCGTGTGATCCGAGACCGAATCCATCGGATGTAAGTATAGCCGTTGTCGTGGCTTATGCCTTCGTCTTTCTGGTGATATTCGCGCGCGATGCTGTAATGCCGAAACGCGCGGGCATAGTCGGCTTTCTGCTCGTAGAGAGACGCAAGCATAAGATGCCCTGTTCTGAAATCAGTAACCTGGCATTGGCTCGCTTTCAATGCTAGGTGACATTCGGTGATGGCATCCTCTATTCGGCCCGGCTTTTTCAGGCATACCGCAAGTTGGAGTCGGACGTTGGCGTTATCCGGGTCAATGGAGAGCGCAGCCCGAAAATCATTGATTGCAGCGCACCAACGAGATTGGGCTTTTCTTACTGTGGCGCGGTTGATATAGGCAGCCGCGTAGAAAGGGTTTAGTGAAATAGCTTGACTGAAAGCTTTGATCGCTTTTTCAATTTGGTTAGTACGTTTGCAGGCGACTCCGAGAGTGTTTAGAAGTCTCGCTTGATCCTCCCCTGTTGTTTCTGCTTGGCGACATATGCTAATAGCATCGTCGTATTGGCCCTTGTCAATGAGCAGGTTGGCATAGCTCAAGGCGGACGAGTGGTTGGTTGGGTCTAGGGAGAGAGCTCGTTGATAGGCGAGAGAGGCATCATCGGTGCGGTTGGTTTCCTCGAGTAACAGGCCGTATGCGCGATGGTAGTCTGCAACCGAGGGATTTACTTCAATGGCCGTGCGCAGGTATTTCTCACTTTCTTGGTAATCGGCATGGCGGAGCAAGATAGTTCCTAAGAGGTAGGCGACACGGCCGCGTTGCGAGAGCGGGAGAAAGGGAAATGCTTCCCTATACAGGTCAACGGCCTGATGGAGGTCTCCTTGTTCGTGGCATATCAATGCCTTCTCTAGTGCGTTCGCCATGTCGAGCGGAGTGTCTAGCAGTCGGTTTTGTGATGTAGGCGCATCCATCGATATCAAAACTTTTGTACTCGTGAGTTGGCGCGTTGTAGGCATTGATGTGTCTCTTTGGGACTGAGTTCTTTAACTTCCAGTTCTGACCACAGTTACCGTTAGAGCGAGCAGTTGTGCGTAAAAACAGGCATGGCGTTCTGGTTTTATAACCCGTTTAGCGAAGAGACAAAGTTTTGGATGTCAGCCTCGCAATTTTGCGACAAACTAAGAATCTGCGGGAGGTGTGCTGCATATTCTAGGTAATCGATTTCGATCCACTTGTCGATTAGTCCCTGCAGATTTTCCGATAGGTGGCGGGAGGTGGGGTCCAAATTTCTAACCAGGGCGAGACCGCTGGGAAAACTCGGGATTGTCATGATGACAAGGTCGGGTCTTTCCTGTTTGAGCAGCGGCACGATTTTCCAGGTGT includes the following:
- a CDS encoding tetratricopeptide repeat-containing sulfotransferase family protein gives rise to the protein MPTTRQLTSTKVLISMDAPTSQNRLLDTPLDMANALEKALICHEQGDLHQAVDLYREAFPFLPLSQRGRVAYLLGTILLRHADYQESEKYLRTAIEVNPSVADYHRAYGLLLEETNRTDDASLAYQRALSLDPTNHSSALSYANLLIDKGQYDDAISICRQAETTGEDQARLLNTLGVACKRTNQIEKAIKAFSQAISLNPFYAAAYINRATVRKAQSRWCAAINDFRAALSIDPDNANVRLQLAVCLKKPGRIEDAITECHLALKASQCQVTDFRTGHLMLASLYEQKADYARAFRHYSIAREYHQKDEGISHDNGYTYIRWIRSRITRSFFSSHGSTAHPTRRPIFVVGMPRSGTSLVEQMLDCHPLVHGAGELGWISEKTDLLVQQERNGGTRLEDIPENQVKAIANGYLNYLDTFDNKAKHVVDKNCHNFAYLWFIVKLFPKATIIHCRRNPMATCWSIFTNPFENGHGYANSFLMLGRYYSEYLKVMKHWETVLPLKIHHVDYESLVREPEPVIRGLLTHCSLPFHSECLTPHLNKREIKTASAEQVRKPIYTTRISHWRNYKKFLTDLEKALNS